From one Microthrixaceae bacterium genomic stretch:
- the hisD gene encoding histidinol dehydrogenase, which yields MLNRLDLRHVDRDVIAHLPRPEVAGDEPVAAVRSILAAVREQGDEALLRFTREFDGIEMESVRVSAEQLTAAFERTPAEVREALAVAAGRIEAFHRTQVHGETTYGDGGYIRSFNVAVDRAGCYVPGGRAAYPSTVLMTAIPAKVAGVGSVVVCVPPDRTTGAVTDVTLAACLVAGVDEVYAVGGAQAIAAMAYGTDTIAAVDVICGPGNKYVAIAKREVAGVTGIASAFAGPSEIVVVADSSAPAAFAAVDVVVQAEHGPDGLAWLVTWDEAVADAVSAEVERITEASPRRDEIVSTLATAGYAVLCRDAEQAMEVANAIAPEHLQIMTADPEALVGLVRNAGAIFCGPWSPASMGDYVAGPSHVLPTDGTARFSSALTVADFQKHHHVITFTAEQSAALAPVVDVLASAEGLDAHALSARMRLEAAAAVNPNATHPNAAQAGERP from the coding sequence GTGTTGAATCGCCTCGACCTGCGTCACGTCGACCGAGACGTGATCGCCCACCTTCCCCGTCCAGAGGTGGCCGGTGACGAACCCGTAGCCGCCGTTCGCTCGATCCTCGCCGCCGTACGGGAGCAGGGCGATGAGGCGCTGCTGCGATTCACCAGGGAGTTCGACGGCATCGAGATGGAGTCGGTGCGGGTGAGCGCCGAACAGCTGACCGCCGCATTTGAGCGCACTCCGGCGGAGGTACGCGAGGCGCTCGCCGTGGCGGCCGGGCGCATCGAGGCCTTCCACCGCACCCAGGTCCACGGCGAGACGACCTATGGCGACGGCGGATACATCCGGTCGTTCAACGTCGCGGTCGACCGGGCCGGCTGCTATGTCCCCGGAGGCCGGGCGGCCTACCCCTCCACGGTGCTGATGACGGCGATTCCGGCCAAGGTCGCGGGAGTGGGTTCGGTCGTCGTGTGCGTTCCACCCGATCGCACCACTGGTGCGGTCACCGACGTGACCCTCGCGGCGTGTCTCGTGGCCGGGGTCGACGAGGTCTATGCGGTCGGCGGGGCACAGGCGATCGCCGCGATGGCCTACGGAACCGACACGATCGCGGCGGTCGACGTGATCTGCGGGCCGGGAAACAAGTACGTCGCCATCGCCAAGCGCGAGGTTGCCGGCGTGACCGGAATCGCATCGGCCTTCGCCGGTCCCTCCGAAATCGTCGTCGTCGCCGACTCGTCCGCTCCGGCGGCCTTCGCCGCGGTCGACGTCGTCGTCCAGGCAGAACACGGCCCCGACGGGCTCGCCTGGCTGGTGACCTGGGACGAGGCGGTGGCCGATGCCGTCAGCGCCGAGGTGGAACGCATCACCGAGGCGTCGCCGCGGCGCGACGAGATCGTGTCAACCCTCGCCACGGCCGGCTACGCGGTGCTGTGCCGAGACGCCGAACAGGCGATGGAGGTCGCCAATGCCATCGCACCGGAACACCTGCAGATCATGACCGCCGATCCCGAGGCGCTCGTGGGCCTGGTGCGCAACGCCGGGGCCATTTTCTGTGGTCCCTGGTCGCCCGCGTCGATGGGTGACTACGTCGCCGGGCCGAGCCATGTGCTGCCCACCGACGGAACCGCCCGGTTCAGCTCGGCGCTCACCGTGGCCGACTTCCAAAAGCACCACCACGTCATCACCTTCACCGCCGAGCAATCGGCGGCGTTGGCTCCGGTGGTCGACGTGCTCGCCTCCGCGGAGGGGCTCGACGCCCACGCGCTGAGCGCTCGGATGCGCCTGGAAGCGGCCGCCGCGGTGAACCCGAACGCGACGCACCCGAACGCGGCGCAAGCGGGGGAGCGGCCATGA